One Nodosilinea sp. PGN35 DNA window includes the following coding sequences:
- a CDS encoding MoxR family ATPase: MRERIETLVQNLDKTIVGKSDSIRLVLVALFSGGHALLEDVPGVGKTLLAKSLARCIDGSFQRIQCTPDLLPTDVTGTNIWNPSSGEFQFMPGPVFANILLADEINRATPRTQSALLEVMEEHQVTIDGRSRPVPAPFFVIATQNPVEYQGTFPLPEAQMDRFALSFSLGYPTENEELSMLQRLGGGASFHDIQPCITLDEVMALRAECAQVAVEDSLQRYILDLVRATRTHSDITLGVSPRGSVAFYRAIQALAYLEGRSYAIPDDIKQLAPHVMAHRLIAAGHHRPHRLVADLLETVPIP, from the coding sequence ATGCGCGAGCGGATTGAAACGCTAGTTCAAAACTTAGACAAGACCATCGTCGGCAAATCAGACTCGATTCGGCTGGTGCTGGTGGCGCTGTTCTCCGGGGGGCACGCCCTGTTAGAAGACGTACCGGGGGTAGGCAAGACCCTGCTGGCAAAATCCCTAGCCCGCTGTATCGACGGCAGCTTTCAGCGCATTCAGTGTACCCCCGATCTGTTGCCCACCGATGTCACTGGCACCAATATCTGGAACCCCAGCAGTGGTGAGTTTCAGTTTATGCCGGGGCCGGTTTTTGCCAACATTTTACTGGCCGACGAAATTAACCGAGCGACCCCCCGAACCCAATCGGCCCTGCTGGAGGTGATGGAAGAGCACCAGGTCACCATTGACGGTCGATCGCGCCCGGTGCCCGCTCCATTTTTTGTGATCGCAACTCAAAACCCAGTGGAGTATCAGGGAACGTTTCCCCTACCCGAAGCCCAAATGGATCGCTTTGCCCTCTCCTTTAGTCTGGGCTACCCCACGGAAAATGAAGAACTGAGCATGCTTCAGCGACTCGGGGGCGGCGCATCTTTCCACGATATTCAGCCCTGTATCACCCTGGATGAGGTGATGGCGCTGCGGGCAGAATGTGCCCAGGTAGCGGTGGAAGATTCGTTACAGCGCTACATTCTCGACCTGGTGCGGGCGACTCGCACCCACAGCGATATCACCCTGGGAGTCAGTCCTCGCGGCTCGGTGGCGTTTTACCGGGCGATCCAGGCCCTGGCCTACTTAGAAGGACGCAGCTACGCCATCCCCGACGATATCAAGCAACTCGCGCCCCACGTAATGGCCCATCGGCTGATTGCGGCTGGGCACCACCGCCCCCATCGGCTAGTGGCCGACCTGCTCGAGACGGTTCCCATTCCCTAG
- a CDS encoding MBL fold metallo-hydrolase, producing MAELTEQFLVRFWGVRGSIACPGPSTVRYGGNTSCVEMLVGGHRLIFDGGTGLRELGLALLADMPVEANLFFTHSHWDHIQGFPFFVPAFVRGNRFNIYGAIAPNGSTIEQRLNDQMLHPNFPVPLQVMGADLKFCDIEVGETLHIGDITIENALLNHPGEAVGYRVTWQNRVAAYITDTEHYPDRLDDNAVWLARNADVMIYDATYTDDEYHDPKSSKVSWGHSTWQEAVKVAKAAGAKTLVIFHHDPAHDDDFMDQVAAQTQAVFPGAVVAKEGMVIDLTAACVTLPSTATGA from the coding sequence ATGGCTGAGCTTACTGAGCAGTTTTTAGTCCGGTTTTGGGGCGTGCGTGGGAGTATCGCTTGCCCAGGCCCCTCTACAGTGCGCTACGGTGGCAACACCTCCTGCGTCGAGATGTTGGTCGGGGGGCATCGCTTAATTTTTGACGGCGGCACCGGCTTACGCGAGCTGGGCCTGGCCCTGCTGGCCGATATGCCCGTCGAAGCCAACCTATTTTTTACCCACTCCCACTGGGATCACATCCAGGGCTTTCCGTTCTTTGTGCCGGCCTTCGTGCGGGGCAATCGATTTAATATTTACGGGGCGATCGCCCCCAACGGTTCCACCATTGAGCAGCGCCTCAACGACCAAATGCTGCACCCCAACTTCCCCGTACCGCTTCAGGTGATGGGGGCAGACCTCAAATTCTGCGATATAGAAGTGGGCGAAACCCTCCACATCGGTGACATCACCATTGAAAACGCCCTGCTCAACCACCCCGGCGAAGCAGTGGGCTACCGAGTCACCTGGCAAAATCGGGTGGCTGCCTACATCACCGACACCGAGCACTACCCCGACCGCCTAGACGACAACGCCGTGTGGCTAGCCCGCAACGCCGACGTCATGATCTACGACGCCACCTACACCGATGACGAGTACCACGACCCCAAATCGAGCAAGGTCAGCTGGGGCCACTCCACCTGGCAGGAGGCCGTCAAGGTAGCCAAGGCCGCCGGGGCCAAAACCCTGGTGATCTTCCACCACGATCCCGCCCACGACGACGATTTTATGGATCAGGTGGCGGCCCAAACCCAGGCTGTGTTCCCCGGCGCGGTGGTGGCCAAAGAAGGCATGGTAATTGATCTGACCGCCGCCTGCGTCACCCTGCCCTCGACAGCAACTGGAGCTTAG
- a CDS encoding murein transglycosylase A, protein MAAVLSAFGGVPTLLAAAADAPRTEGLSVGGQPGPLPLQPVAAASSTAVWPELLLPSDRQALIQSINHSLTYLATPKAAADYQDYPVPGITRDRVWRSLQRLRQLVATSPTNEAFQTALRREFVLYESTGADGGGTVAYTGYFEPQYRASAVPTAEYRYPLYRRPPTLETWPQPHPTRLELEGVDGLASGQGPLAGLELVWLANRLEAFLVQVQGSARLQLTDGRVMSVGYAGRTEYPYTSIGRALVEDGKIAPDQLSLPNLLAYFAAYPDDLNRYLPQNERFIFFREGDGGPPTGSLSVPVTAGYSIATDKSLMPPGAIAVIQLPLPHQTAQGDWIDQPTTRLVLDQDTGGAILGPGRVDLYVGSGDQAGELAGRINTAGRLYYLLLRP, encoded by the coding sequence ATGGCAGCAGTCCTGTCTGCTTTTGGCGGCGTACCGACCCTACTAGCGGCAGCGGCAGACGCTCCGAGGACTGAAGGACTGTCTGTGGGCGGTCAGCCAGGGCCCCTGCCTTTGCAACCGGTGGCGGCGGCGAGCAGTACCGCTGTATGGCCTGAGCTCCTGTTGCCAAGCGATCGCCAGGCGTTAATTCAATCCATCAACCACAGCCTTACCTACCTGGCTACGCCCAAGGCGGCGGCGGATTATCAAGATTATCCGGTGCCGGGGATAACGCGCGATCGCGTGTGGCGCAGCCTGCAACGTCTGCGGCAGCTAGTGGCAACCAGCCCCACCAACGAGGCCTTTCAGACGGCCCTGCGGCGGGAGTTTGTGCTGTACGAATCGACTGGCGCTGACGGTGGGGGCACCGTTGCCTACACCGGTTACTTTGAGCCCCAGTATCGGGCCAGCGCTGTGCCAACGGCGGAGTACCGCTACCCCCTCTACCGCCGCCCACCCACCCTGGAAACCTGGCCCCAACCTCACCCCACTCGGCTAGAGCTAGAGGGTGTAGACGGGTTGGCCAGTGGTCAAGGACCCCTCGCTGGGTTGGAATTAGTCTGGTTGGCCAATCGCCTGGAGGCGTTTTTAGTGCAGGTGCAGGGTTCGGCCAGGCTCCAGCTCACCGATGGCCGGGTCATGTCGGTGGGCTACGCGGGCCGTACCGAGTATCCCTACACCAGTATTGGCCGGGCCCTGGTGGAAGACGGCAAGATCGCCCCAGATCAGCTTTCACTGCCCAATTTGCTGGCCTATTTTGCAGCCTACCCCGACGATCTAAATCGCTACCTCCCCCAAAACGAGCGGTTTATTTTCTTCCGTGAAGGTGATGGTGGGCCACCCACAGGCAGTCTCAGTGTGCCGGTGACCGCTGGCTACTCCATTGCTACCGATAAATCGTTGATGCCGCCGGGGGCGATCGCAGTTATTCAACTACCCCTGCCCCATCAGACCGCTCAGGGGGATTGGATAGACCAGCCCACAACCCGGCTGGTGCTCGATCAAGACACTGGCGGTGCCATTCTTGGCCCTGGAAGGGTTGATTTGTATGTGGGGTCAGGCGATCAGGCCGGAGAACTGGCCGGGCGCATCAATACAGCGGGACGATTGTATTACCTGCTCCTGCGTCCCTAG
- a CDS encoding bifunctional riboflavin kinase/FAD synthetase, whose protein sequence is MWITSSLTTAITPTAIALGNFDGVHLGHQAVIRAVVPLAAQRQGLPRAELPPAGMPLRGLSHRQRSQLSLPSAGVQPEAGRVTPMPTVMTFFPHPQEFFSGKARPLLTPLPEKAAQISRLGIGQLVLLPFDQSLANLSPADFVDTLLVKHLRVQHISVGKDFCFGKRRQGTVDDLKTLAARHGVQVHIAPPVDLGADRISSSRIRQALEKTDLETAKALLGRPFSLVGRVVPGQQLGRTIGFPTANLYLPAEKFLPPTGVYSVRVHGATPTPYPLVPGVMNLGTRPTVKGVALIAEVHLLNWQGDLYGKTLEVYLHSFLRPEQKFGGLDDLKAQIQRDCGQALEELARSPL, encoded by the coding sequence GTGTGGATCACGTCTTCGCTTACTACAGCTATTACCCCAACGGCGATCGCCCTGGGAAACTTTGACGGTGTCCATTTAGGTCATCAGGCCGTCATTCGCGCGGTGGTACCGCTGGCCGCCCAGCGCCAGGGTCTGCCCAGGGCCGAGCTGCCGCCTGCGGGGATGCCGCTGCGGGGGCTGAGCCACCGTCAGCGATCCCAGCTCAGCCTCCCCAGCGCTGGGGTGCAGCCCGAAGCAGGGCGGGTGACCCCAATGCCCACGGTGATGACCTTCTTTCCCCATCCCCAAGAATTTTTTTCGGGTAAAGCCAGGCCGCTGTTGACGCCCCTGCCTGAAAAAGCAGCCCAAATTAGCCGCCTCGGGATTGGTCAACTGGTGCTGCTGCCCTTCGATCAATCCCTGGCTAACCTTTCCCCCGCAGACTTTGTAGACACGCTGCTGGTCAAGCATCTGCGGGTGCAGCACATCAGCGTAGGCAAAGACTTTTGCTTTGGCAAACGACGTCAGGGTACCGTAGACGATCTAAAAACGTTGGCGGCCCGCCACGGGGTGCAGGTGCACATTGCTCCCCCAGTCGATCTAGGGGCCGATCGCATCAGCAGCTCCCGCATTCGTCAAGCCCTAGAAAAAACCGATCTGGAGACGGCCAAGGCGCTACTGGGCCGTCCTTTCAGTCTGGTGGGGCGGGTGGTACCGGGGCAGCAGCTAGGGCGCACCATTGGGTTCCCTACGGCCAACCTCTACCTGCCCGCCGAGAAGTTTTTGCCCCCCACGGGGGTATACAGCGTACGAGTTCACGGGGCTACCCCAACGCCCTACCCCCTTGTCCCCGGAGTCATGAACCTGGGCACCCGCCCTACGGTCAAGGGGGTGGCCCTCATTGCTGAAGTCCACCTGCTCAACTGGCAGGGCGATCTGTACGGTAAGACTCTGGAGGTATACCTGCACAGTTTTCTGCGGCCTGAACAAAAATTTGGTGGTCTTGACGACCTCAAGGCTCAAATTCAGCGCGACTGCGGGCAGGCCCTCGAAGAGCTGGCGCGATCGCCCCTCTGA